One Sanguibacter sp. HDW7 DNA window includes the following coding sequences:
- the prmC gene encoding peptide chain release factor N(5)-glutamine methyltransferase, whose translation MTFAGTTSVRDAVAAATALLGEAGVPSPRVDAELLCAHAAGTDRSAVTTAGLLGRSLADLGPGVADELARLVAARGERRPLQHLTGRAPFRHLELEVGPGVFVPRPETEDVAQVAIDAARAAVEARGSAVVVDLCTGSGAIALAVATEVPGAQVHAVELDADAHAWAARNVARVAAATGAVVTLVRGDARTALGHLDGSVDVVVSNPPYVPSDAVPRDPEVARHDPAVALYGLGADGLEVPRGVTAAAVRLLRPGGLYVMEHSEVQDSAARSMAEAAGLVDARTIPDLTGRPRAVVAHRPPADVGGSES comes from the coding sequence GTGACGTTCGCGGGCACGACGTCGGTCCGTGACGCGGTCGCGGCCGCGACCGCGCTGCTGGGCGAGGCGGGCGTGCCGAGCCCGCGCGTCGACGCGGAGCTGCTGTGCGCGCACGCCGCGGGAACTGACCGTTCGGCCGTGACCACGGCGGGACTGCTCGGGCGTTCGCTCGCTGACCTCGGCCCGGGCGTCGCGGACGAGCTCGCACGGCTCGTCGCCGCCCGCGGCGAGCGCCGCCCGCTCCAGCACCTCACGGGCCGCGCGCCCTTCCGTCACCTCGAGCTCGAGGTCGGGCCCGGCGTCTTCGTGCCGCGCCCAGAGACCGAGGACGTCGCGCAGGTCGCGATCGACGCCGCGCGCGCGGCCGTCGAGGCGCGGGGGAGCGCGGTCGTCGTCGACCTCTGCACAGGCTCGGGCGCGATCGCGCTCGCGGTCGCGACCGAGGTCCCCGGGGCGCAGGTCCATGCGGTCGAGCTCGACGCCGACGCGCACGCGTGGGCCGCGCGCAACGTCGCGCGGGTCGCTGCAGCCACAGGTGCTGTCGTCACCCTGGTGCGGGGCGACGCGCGCACCGCGCTCGGCCACCTCGACGGGTCCGTCGACGTCGTCGTCTCCAACCCGCCGTACGTGCCGTCCGACGCCGTGCCCCGTGACCCCGAGGTCGCCCGCCACGACCCGGCCGTAGCCCTCTACGGGCTCGGCGCCGACGGCCTCGAGGTGCCGCGCGGCGTCACGGCAGCGGCCGTGCGCCTCCTGCGCCCGGGCGGCCTCTACGTCATGGAGCACTCCGAGGTCCAGGATTCCGCGGCGCGCTCGATGGCCGAGGCTGCGGGCCTCGTCGACGCCCGCACGATCCCCGATCTCACGGGCCGTCCGCGGGCCGTCGTCGCGCACCGGCCGCCCGCGGACGTGGGAGGATCGGAGTCGTGA
- the atpE gene encoding ATP synthase F0 subunit C, with product MDITTLAALEGNIATIGYGLAALGPGIGLGIMVAKTQEATARQPEVAGALRTNMFIALAAIEALGLIGFAAGFVF from the coding sequence GTGGACATCACGACGCTCGCCGCTCTCGAGGGCAACATCGCGACCATCGGTTACGGTCTCGCGGCACTCGGCCCGGGTATCGGCCTCGGCATCATGGTCGCCAAGACGCAGGAGGCCACGGCTCGTCAGCCCGAGGTCGCCGGCGCCCTCCGCACCAACATGTTCATCGCCCTCGCCGCCATCGAGGCCCTCGGCCTCATCGGCTTCGCCGCGGGCTTCGTCTTCTGA
- a CDS encoding F0F1 ATP synthase subunit delta has protein sequence MRGTSQRSLEVVRAGFAPVLRDAGEGAAELGEQLFTVLDALDGSAALLRGLADPARDAAAKAGLVRGILGGKADDRVVAVLVDLVAQRWSADADLAEAVEDLAVGATLASARSRGTLETVENELFTIVRSLIGSPADVRAMLSNPGVSVADRIRLLDAILAGRGDEATRGLARRAAGLRGGRRFVATLSWYMEIAAAMRDRLVGLATVTAPLSEAQTDRLGTLLAQAYGKPVQLNVVVDPSVVGGLRIQVGDDIVEATVLARMADARRRLAS, from the coding sequence ATGCGGGGTACCAGCCAGCGTTCGCTGGAGGTCGTGCGTGCCGGGTTCGCCCCGGTGCTCCGCGACGCCGGCGAGGGCGCCGCCGAGCTCGGAGAGCAGCTGTTCACCGTGCTCGACGCGCTCGACGGATCCGCTGCGCTTCTGCGCGGCCTCGCCGACCCGGCGCGTGACGCCGCGGCGAAGGCCGGGCTCGTGCGCGGCATCCTCGGGGGGAAGGCCGACGACCGCGTCGTCGCCGTCCTCGTCGACCTCGTGGCCCAGCGCTGGTCGGCGGACGCCGACCTCGCCGAGGCCGTCGAGGACCTCGCGGTCGGGGCGACTCTCGCGTCGGCACGTTCGCGAGGGACGCTCGAGACCGTCGAGAACGAGCTCTTCACGATCGTGAGGTCGCTCATCGGCTCCCCGGCCGACGTCCGTGCCATGCTCAGCAACCCCGGTGTCTCCGTGGCCGACAGGATCCGTCTTCTCGACGCGATCCTCGCGGGCCGCGGCGACGAGGCCACGCGCGGGCTCGCACGCCGCGCCGCCGGCCTGCGGGGCGGGCGCCGGTTCGTCGCCACGCTCAGCTGGTACATGGAGATCGCCGCCGCCATGCGCGACCGTCTCGTCGGTCTCGCCACGGTCACCGCACCTCTCTCGGAGGCGCAGACCGATCGGCTCGGCACCCTGCTCGCCCAGGCATACGGCAAGCCCGTCCAGCTCAACGTCGTCGTCGACCCCTCGGTCGTCGGCGGCCTGCGCATCCAGGTCGGCGATGACATCGTCGAGGCCACCGTGCTCGCACGTATGGCCGACGCCCGCCGCCGACTGGCGAGCTGA
- a CDS encoding MraY family glycosyltransferase translates to MRAYLLVALVAATVTFLLTPLARWIAMRTGGMTAVRSRDVHTVPTPRLGGLAMLAGLAVAFLVASQIGFLEDVFASGEAWAILLGATLVALLGAADDIWDLDWMTKLAGQVLAAGVMAWQGVQLITVPIGGLTIGSGRLSLFLTVLAVVTAMNAVNFVDGLDGLAAGLIAIGGSAFFLYTYLLTQSTNPTDYSDLASLATVALVGVCLGFLPHNFHPSRLFMGDSGSMLIGLVIAAAAIAVTGRIDPARISEGQSIPAFLPILLPAAVIVLPLLDMILAVLRRTLQGKSPFHPDRMHLHHRLLQLGHTHRRAVVIMYLWTAVLAFGAAALVAFSATEVLIGIAVASVVVLALTLGPLGRPGRRDEAPVPAGTSQA, encoded by the coding sequence GTGAGGGCCTATCTGCTCGTCGCGCTCGTCGCCGCGACCGTCACCTTCCTCCTCACGCCGCTCGCGCGGTGGATCGCGATGCGCACGGGCGGCATGACCGCTGTGCGTTCGCGGGACGTCCACACGGTCCCGACGCCGCGGCTCGGCGGGCTCGCGATGCTCGCCGGCCTCGCTGTCGCGTTCCTCGTCGCGTCGCAGATCGGGTTCCTCGAGGACGTCTTCGCGTCCGGGGAGGCATGGGCGATCCTCCTCGGTGCGACCCTCGTCGCGCTACTCGGCGCGGCCGACGACATCTGGGACCTCGACTGGATGACGAAGCTCGCGGGCCAGGTCCTCGCGGCCGGCGTCATGGCGTGGCAGGGCGTCCAGCTCATCACCGTGCCGATCGGCGGCCTGACGATCGGCTCGGGACGCCTCTCGCTCTTCCTCACCGTGCTCGCGGTCGTCACCGCGATGAACGCCGTGAACTTCGTCGACGGTCTCGACGGTCTCGCCGCGGGGCTCATCGCGATCGGCGGCAGCGCGTTCTTCCTCTACACCTACCTGCTCACGCAGTCGACGAACCCGACCGACTACTCCGACCTCGCGAGCCTCGCGACCGTCGCGCTCGTCGGCGTGTGCCTCGGCTTCCTGCCGCACAACTTCCATCCCTCGCGACTCTTCATGGGCGACTCGGGCTCGATGCTCATAGGCCTCGTCATCGCGGCCGCAGCGATCGCCGTCACGGGTCGCATCGACCCGGCCCGGATCTCCGAGGGACAGTCCATCCCAGCGTTCCTGCCGATCCTCCTGCCGGCAGCGGTCATCGTGCTCCCGCTGCTCGACATGATCCTTGCGGTGCTGCGCCGCACCCTGCAGGGCAAGAGCCCGTTCCACCCCGACCGCATGCACCTGCACCACCGGCTGCTCCAGCTCGGGCACACGCACCGCCGCGCCGTCGTCATCATGTACCTGTGGACCGCGGTGCTCGCGTTCGGCGCGGCCGCGCTCGTCGCGTTCTCCGCGACCGAGGTGCTCATCGGGATCGCCGTCGCCTCCGTCGTCGTCCTCGCACTCACCCTCGGACCGCTCGGCCGCCCCGGTCGTCGTGACGAGGCCCCCGTCCCGGCCGGCACCTCGCAGGCATGA
- a CDS encoding F0F1 ATP synthase subunit B, whose amino-acid sequence MITTTTILAAAEGEQPSLLFPAPYDIIWSAVCFAIIAFVLGKFVLPVFTAILDERTAKIEAGLSFADEAKASAEAAATEQEQTLRAARAEAAQVREQARTEAAAIVAEARTKATAEADRLVETAQRQIDAERQAAAVSLRADVGALATELASKIVGESLEDIARQSRVVDRFLDELEASTLTTAKEK is encoded by the coding sequence ATGATCACCACGACGACCATCCTCGCGGCAGCGGAAGGGGAGCAGCCCTCGCTGCTCTTCCCCGCGCCGTACGACATCATCTGGTCGGCGGTCTGCTTCGCGATCATCGCGTTCGTCCTGGGCAAGTTCGTCCTCCCCGTCTTCACGGCGATCCTCGACGAGAGGACCGCGAAGATCGAGGCCGGCCTGAGCTTCGCCGACGAGGCGAAGGCGAGCGCCGAGGCCGCGGCCACCGAGCAGGAGCAGACGCTCCGCGCGGCACGTGCCGAGGCCGCCCAGGTCCGCGAGCAGGCTCGTACCGAGGCCGCTGCCATCGTGGCCGAGGCCCGGACCAAGGCGACGGCTGAGGCCGACCGGCTCGTCGAGACGGCCCAGCGCCAGATCGACGCCGAGCGCCAGGCCGCGGCGGTCTCGCTGCGTGCCGACGTCGGTGCGCTCGCGACCGAGCTCGCTTCGAAGATCGTGGGCGAGTCCCTCGAGGACATCGCGCGCCAGTCGCGTGTCGTGGACCGCTTCCTCGACGAGCTCGAGGCGTCCACCCTCACCACCGCCAAGGAGAAGTGA
- a CDS encoding L-threonylcarbamoyladenylate synthase, whose amino-acid sequence MTHAILPASDPQTWGPALDETVAAVQRGAVVVLPTDTVYGVGADAFSPAAVAAVLAAKGRGRQMPPPVLVPDARTLDGLATDVSDDVRALVEAFWPGGLTVICRAQPTLAWDLGETHGTVALRMPDHPTALALLRRTGPLAVSSANLTGQPAALEVADAAAQLGDAVAVYLDGGPVPGGVASTIVDATGDVPVVVREGAISLECLREVVPALRGAGEPVAEPEEPGDTSPDAHR is encoded by the coding sequence GTGACGCACGCGATCCTCCCCGCCTCAGACCCGCAGACGTGGGGTCCCGCGCTCGACGAGACGGTCGCCGCCGTCCAGCGCGGAGCCGTCGTCGTCCTGCCGACCGACACCGTCTACGGCGTCGGCGCCGACGCGTTCTCGCCCGCGGCGGTCGCGGCAGTGCTCGCGGCCAAGGGCCGCGGCCGGCAGATGCCGCCGCCCGTGCTCGTGCCTGACGCCCGCACGCTCGACGGCCTCGCGACCGACGTCTCGGACGACGTCCGGGCGCTCGTCGAGGCGTTCTGGCCCGGCGGCCTCACGGTCATCTGCCGCGCGCAGCCGACGCTCGCGTGGGACCTCGGCGAGACGCACGGGACCGTCGCGCTGCGCATGCCCGACCACCCGACCGCGCTCGCCCTCCTGCGTCGCACGGGGCCGCTCGCGGTCTCGAGCGCCAACCTCACGGGTCAGCCGGCGGCGCTCGAGGTCGCGGACGCTGCGGCCCAGCTCGGAGACGCCGTCGCCGTCTACCTCGACGGGGGTCCCGTCCCCGGCGGCGTCGCCTCGACGATCGTCGACGCGACAGGCGACGTGCCCGTCGTCGTCCGCGAGGGCGCGATCTCCCTCGAGTGCCTGCGCGAGGTCGTCCCGGCGCTGCGCGGCGCCGGGGAGCCTGTCGCCGAGCCGGAGGAGCCGGGGGACACGTCTCCCGATGCACACCGGTGA
- a CDS encoding glycosyltransferase family 4 protein, with product MRTLILTNDFPTRQGGIETFVKALTDRFPADEVVVYTARMPGDAELDATLPYPVVRDRARTLLPTPRVGREVVRVFREHGCDTVLVGSSVPLGLLAPALRAAGARRVVAMTHGHEVWWSRLPGARQALRKVAASVDVLTYVSGWCHDAIGSALRPADRARMRPLSPGVDVDQFRPGEGGAAVRARLGLGPTAPVVLCAARLVPRKGQDMLVRAWPRVLEQVPDAHLVLVGRGPAAGSLAKDVARLGLDASVTLVGPVPWDDIPGFFDAADVFAGPSRTRLGGLEPEAFGIVFLEAAACGKPIVVGRSGGTPDTLEDGETGFLVDPRSTEEIAARIVELLRDPERARAMGAAGRERAANGWTWDEATAKVRGYLAG from the coding sequence GTGCGCACGCTCATCCTCACGAACGACTTCCCGACGCGTCAGGGGGGCATCGAGACCTTCGTCAAGGCGTTGACGGACAGGTTCCCGGCCGACGAGGTCGTCGTCTACACCGCGCGCATGCCGGGCGACGCCGAGCTCGACGCGACCCTCCCGTACCCCGTCGTGCGCGACCGGGCGCGGACGCTCCTGCCGACGCCCCGCGTGGGCCGTGAGGTCGTCCGTGTGTTCCGGGAGCACGGGTGCGACACGGTGCTCGTCGGGTCGTCCGTCCCGCTGGGGCTGCTCGCGCCGGCGTTGCGGGCCGCCGGCGCCCGCCGTGTCGTCGCGATGACCCACGGTCACGAGGTGTGGTGGTCGCGCCTGCCCGGGGCGCGGCAGGCGCTGCGAAAGGTCGCGGCGAGCGTCGACGTCCTCACGTACGTCTCGGGGTGGTGCCACGACGCCATCGGGTCGGCGCTGCGGCCGGCGGACCGTGCGCGCATGCGCCCGCTCTCGCCGGGGGTCGACGTCGACCAGTTCCGTCCGGGGGAGGGTGGCGCGGCGGTGCGAGCGCGGCTCGGGCTCGGACCGACGGCGCCCGTCGTCCTGTGCGCGGCCAGGCTCGTTCCGCGCAAGGGGCAGGACATGCTCGTCCGCGCATGGCCGCGCGTCCTCGAGCAGGTGCCTGACGCTCATCTCGTCCTCGTCGGCCGGGGACCCGCGGCGGGCTCGCTCGCGAAGGACGTGGCGCGGCTCGGGCTCGACGCGTCGGTGACCCTCGTCGGACCTGTTCCGTGGGACGACATCCCGGGATTCTTCGACGCTGCCGACGTCTTCGCAGGTCCGTCGCGCACGCGGCTCGGCGGGCTTGAGCCCGAGGCCTTCGGCATCGTCTTCCTCGAGGCCGCTGCGTGCGGCAAGCCGATTGTCGTCGGACGCTCGGGCGGCACGCCGGACACGCTTGAGGACGGCGAGACAGGCTTCCTCGTCGACCCTCGGAGCACCGAGGAGATCGCCGCGCGGATCGTCGAGCTGCTCCGGGACCCGGAACGCGCACGCGCGATGGGGGCTGCGGGCCGTGAGCGAGCTGCGAACGGCTGGACGTGGGACGAGGCGACTGCAAAGGTGCGCGGATACCTCGCCGGATAG
- a CDS encoding cutinase family protein: MGIRLTRVAASFATLAIAAGMGLAATSPAAAAGTKVTSTCANVVIMGARGSGESSTSGRIKNFGERLDDVAEKIAAGLEKGQTYRYAGISYPANGLPSPKSATEMRAYLDSMLSGASAVQSAVTSLVKSCPSTRIVLTGYSQGAFAVHWGLFKIGDNAAVSKAVRSVILLADPLNYGDTMRQRIITTSGALVREHSPSTKGLIHTVAPALDAIVLSKLGKSLTVEARKSNVPLLVDHTRTLSICQSSDPVCASGKDSKAHSTAYSPAAVSSAAAAFALPTLKKSNGNGVCDAGELCAYDGSGYTGYLTDWSANLKPTSISMFNISVVNDKTSSVWNRTPYSVTAVNEKIGRGDEKLVLRAGTSTNLTKVKKGFSGDWSNVIDHFDVSK; encoded by the coding sequence ATGGGTATTCGTCTGACTCGGGTGGCGGCGTCGTTCGCGACGCTCGCCATCGCGGCAGGTATGGGGCTGGCGGCGACGTCGCCAGCGGCCGCCGCAGGCACGAAGGTGACAAGCACGTGCGCCAACGTCGTCATCATGGGCGCGCGCGGCTCGGGCGAGTCGAGCACGTCAGGGAGGATCAAGAACTTTGGCGAGCGTCTCGACGATGTCGCCGAGAAGATCGCGGCCGGGCTCGAGAAGGGGCAGACGTACCGCTATGCGGGAATCAGCTACCCGGCGAACGGTCTCCCGAGCCCGAAGTCGGCCACGGAGATGCGTGCCTACCTCGACTCGATGCTCAGCGGTGCGTCGGCGGTCCAGTCGGCGGTGACCTCCCTCGTGAAGTCGTGCCCGTCCACGCGGATCGTGCTCACGGGCTACTCGCAGGGGGCCTTTGCCGTGCACTGGGGCCTGTTCAAGATCGGTGACAACGCTGCCGTGTCGAAGGCCGTCCGTTCGGTGATCCTGCTCGCCGACCCGCTCAACTACGGGGACACGATGCGCCAGAGGATCATCACGACCTCGGGGGCGCTCGTGCGGGAGCACTCGCCCTCGACGAAGGGCCTGATCCACACGGTTGCGCCGGCGCTCGACGCGATCGTGCTCTCCAAGCTCGGGAAGTCGCTGACGGTCGAGGCGCGCAAGTCGAACGTGCCGCTGCTCGTCGACCACACCCGGACTCTGTCGATCTGCCAGTCGAGCGACCCCGTGTGTGCCTCGGGCAAGGATTCGAAGGCGCACAGCACCGCGTACTCGCCGGCAGCGGTGTCGAGCGCCGCTGCGGCGTTCGCACTTCCGACTCTCAAGAAGTCGAACGGCAACGGCGTCTGCGACGCCGGGGAGCTCTGCGCGTACGACGGAAGCGGGTACACCGGGTACCTCACCGACTGGAGCGCGAACCTCAAGCCGACCTCGATCAGCATGTTCAACATCTCTGTCGTCAACGACAAGACGTCGTCGGTGTGGAACCGCACGCCCTACTCCGTCACTGCGGTGAACGAGAAGATCGGACGCGGAGACGAGAAGCTCGTCCTCAGGGCGGGAACGTCGACGAACCTCACGAAGGTGAAGAAGGGCTTCTCGGGCGACTGGTCGAACGTCATCGACCACTTCGACGTGAGCAAGTGA
- the rpmE gene encoding 50S ribosomal protein L31, with amino-acid sequence MKKDIHPEYVETTVYCTCGNTFTTRSTKTSGEIRADVCSACHPFYTGKQKILDTGGRVARFEARYGKKAAN; translated from the coding sequence ATGAAGAAGGACATCCACCCGGAGTACGTGGAGACCACGGTGTACTGCACCTGTGGCAACACGTTCACCACGCGCTCGACGAAGACCTCGGGCGAGATCCGCGCGGACGTGTGCAGCGCCTGCCACCCGTTCTACACGGGCAAGCAGAAGATCCTCGACACGGGCGGCCGCGTGGCGCGCTTCGAGGCTCGCTACGGCAAGAAGGCTGCCAACTAG
- the prfA gene encoding peptide chain release factor 1, with the protein MSTPVGPDAFAAVEPLLAEHADIEQQLADPAVHADGDRARTLGRRYAELGRVVGAYRAWRAAVDDLGAAREMAAEDEGFAAEVPGLEAAAAEATEHLRRVLVPRDPDDARDVILEIKAGEGGEESALFAGDLLRMYLRYAEQRGWRTEILERTESDLGGYKDVQVAVKARGTVAPEDGVWASLKYEGGVHRVQRVPVTESQGRIHTSAVGVLVFPEVEDAGEVVIDPNDLRIDVYRSSGPGGQSVNTTDSAVRITHVPTGIVVSMQNEKSQLQNREQAMRVLRARLLAAQQEEAAAAANDIRRSQVRTVDRSERIRTYNFPENRIADHRTGYKAYNLDTVLDGELGPVVASAIEADEAARLAGAGE; encoded by the coding sequence ATGAGCACCCCCGTCGGGCCCGACGCCTTCGCGGCGGTCGAGCCCCTCCTCGCCGAGCACGCCGACATCGAGCAGCAGCTCGCCGACCCGGCCGTCCATGCGGACGGTGACCGTGCGCGCACGCTCGGCCGTCGCTACGCCGAGCTGGGCCGCGTCGTCGGTGCGTACCGAGCGTGGCGCGCGGCCGTGGACGACCTTGGCGCTGCGCGCGAGATGGCCGCCGAGGACGAGGGCTTCGCCGCCGAGGTCCCGGGGCTCGAGGCAGCCGCCGCGGAGGCGACGGAGCACCTGCGCCGCGTCCTCGTCCCGCGCGACCCGGACGACGCGCGCGACGTCATCCTTGAGATCAAGGCGGGGGAGGGCGGCGAGGAGTCGGCTCTCTTCGCGGGCGACCTCCTGCGCATGTACCTGCGCTACGCCGAGCAGCGTGGCTGGCGCACCGAGATCCTCGAACGCACCGAGTCCGACCTCGGCGGCTACAAGGACGTGCAGGTCGCGGTCAAGGCGCGCGGCACCGTCGCGCCCGAGGACGGGGTGTGGGCGTCCCTCAAGTACGAGGGCGGCGTCCACCGTGTCCAGCGCGTGCCCGTGACGGAGTCGCAGGGCCGCATCCACACGTCGGCCGTCGGAGTGCTCGTGTTCCCGGAGGTCGAGGACGCGGGCGAGGTCGTCATCGACCCGAACGACCTGCGCATCGACGTCTACAGGTCCTCGGGCCCGGGCGGTCAGTCCGTCAACACGACGGACTCCGCGGTGCGCATCACGCACGTACCGACGGGCATCGTCGTCTCGATGCAGAACGAGAAGTCCCAGCTGCAGAACCGCGAGCAGGCGATGCGTGTCCTGCGCGCGCGCCTCCTCGCCGCGCAGCAGGAGGAGGCCGCCGCAGCGGCCAACGACATCCGCCGCTCGCAGGTGCGCACCGTCGACCGCTCCGAGCGCATCCGCACGTACAACTTCCCCGAGAACCGCATCGCCGACCATCGCACGGGCTACAAGGCCTACAACCTCGACACCGTGCTCGACGGCGAGCTCGGCCCTGTCGTCGCGTCGGCGATCGAGGCCGACGAGGCGGCGCGCCTCGCAGGCGCGGGCGAGTGA
- the atpB gene encoding F0F1 ATP synthase subunit A, translating into MLAAGDGGGFHTPTLADFFPPAIFFEGTPFEFNRITLVRVFVTVVLLTVFAIAARRAKLVPGRFQGGVEMVLDFVRVQIVEEIIGKKTARRHTPLLTIMFVTIFAFNITGIVPALNIAGSGVIGFPIVMALVAYVAFIVAGVRAQGGAHFLKSSLFPSGVPWPIYFILTPIELISTFILRPATLAIRLLVNMVAGHLLLVLCFAATHFLFLEAAGALKLVGGVTLAAGFAFTAFEIFIAVLQAYIFVLLTAVYINLSEEAH; encoded by the coding sequence GTGCTCGCTGCCGGTGACGGCGGTGGGTTCCACACGCCCACCCTGGCCGACTTCTTCCCCCCGGCGATCTTCTTCGAGGGCACGCCCTTCGAGTTCAACCGGATCACTCTCGTCCGCGTCTTCGTGACGGTCGTGCTGCTCACGGTCTTCGCCATCGCGGCGCGCCGCGCGAAGCTCGTCCCCGGCCGCTTCCAGGGCGGCGTCGAGATGGTGCTCGACTTCGTGCGCGTCCAGATCGTCGAGGAGATCATCGGCAAGAAGACGGCCCGCCGTCACACGCCGCTCCTCACGATCATGTTCGTGACGATCTTCGCGTTCAACATCACCGGCATCGTCCCCGCCCTCAACATCGCGGGCTCGGGCGTCATCGGCTTCCCGATCGTCATGGCCCTCGTCGCCTACGTCGCGTTCATCGTCGCGGGCGTCCGCGCCCAGGGCGGCGCGCACTTCCTCAAGAGCTCGCTCTTCCCGAGCGGCGTGCCGTGGCCGATCTACTTCATCCTCACGCCGATCGAGCTCATCTCGACGTTCATCCTGCGCCCCGCGACGCTCGCGATCCGACTCCTCGTCAACATGGTCGCCGGGCACCTCCTGCTCGTCCTGTGCTTCGCCGCGACGCACTTCCTCTTCCTCGAGGCTGCCGGCGCGCTCAAGCTCGTCGGCGGCGTGACGCTGGCGGCCGGCTTCGCCTTCACCGCGTTCGAGATCTTCATCGCAGTCCTGCAGGCGTACATCTTCGTCCTGCTCACCGCGGTGTACATCAACCTCTCCGAGGAAGCCCACTAA